Proteins from a single region of Anastrepha ludens isolate Willacy chromosome 5, idAnaLude1.1, whole genome shotgun sequence:
- the LOC128865237 gene encoding dedicator of cytokinesis protein 6: MSGSQRSFAQKLTKHNSTEVRKNVGICHMQTKAVDSGSMCSSTLSLTEPVEPLDYEEFLTQHMNILNRDPLKHILDFPPTDVAVKIIPRKIRTIEHIVPKENISELPLYVQECVNCYTRPWKVVEYAQRHYSSSCCSRERIDRGTISPSAYQQEFEIDKEFASFDENLTDKSDSCTPSSRQSIASLSSVSSCTDTLTPRGSWASFDLRRSVNDPLIPNLLDDVPPEQIDQTNESRRQEDRQEALFSLYPEADPEDVIERRLPAEIPMEHLGHRILVKCLQLRLELEVEPIFATMAIYDAKERKKISENFYFDMNSDNLRRMLSTHVRCADASTQSRAGIFEITYPSSDIFLVIRLEKVLQGDIKDSVEPYLKDDKDKHREKAKSNASDYCERLGKYRMPFAWTGIYLNSIFNGENVENKDSAGVNAEKDTGTGGNLTSAVSSNSLDRKASTSSFDQLRRKANDMSGTLTRRGSLERKEKRRSWSLDDFANVIETFRPITITVSSFFKQESDKMKDEDLYKFLAELKRPSNAMKKYKCIPGSIKLEILPCPEEAKNALTPELAKVDPYPEDKTRPIKEILEFPSAAIYNPHYTYRNLLFVSPKELNFSSRAGSARNIAVRIQLMAGETQMDAVNAIFGKSSCPEYASEAFTAVNYHNKCPTFYDEIKIALPANIKQNHHLFFTLYHVSCQKKPQEMQPSVETPVGYTWLPLLQDGKLKVGEFQLPVMVETPPENYSFIPPNVHLPGTKWLDNHRSVFTITVDAVTAVHTLDPHLDGFFLTCDYLDSRKIPPRIGEGNMENEMKKSLLDIASAEREPLVKNLHLVLDKLIELLVTTHKIGGQPLSLGSTVFEMLCMVSANLSILNDDLVVDQYGRQALLSTYVQFQCRIPHPFGGKKRITYSRSNAEEMTANSADTYSLYENVSIGRSLDRKEHTFDLSPTFGSRDGQIRLLHEELALHWVVASGKATELAMSNSWFLFELIVKSMIEHLDYSCALAAPRKQRFPHQFTDDISTLVHLVTTKVVGYHSEEPKLAQSLNASLGFFIFDLFSIMDRGFVFGLIKTYYKVLISKNASIPDLMNYKIDFLRIVCSHEHFVAMNLPFGTPYTTISAPCSPTPSTTSSNSQTSYSSMERALHADLSADFRQQHFLVGLVLSDLATVLEVPNPQLHGKAIRCIRNLMTSHDLDPRYSEVDARARVASLYLPLLGVVMDIIPQLHQYLTDTHDRLQSIGFLEDYQGPHQSISTSTMNPDFAYANSGNRTYNYLNDQIKNKSQLSSENTRHLLACCIWVLKNLERSVLYRWLLGLSPHRVHQMLQLLNTCIPCFEYKGQKRLPSLKRNTQSFRKPTDLKEKLEECIRGTNSARYDLINRRKDRNSTEKFRWRKDQMPYRSQLYDNATKADPELELNHFIEGSLATEISLVILDALEIVVQVATNSEMHHNLLGTVLKVLLHALSRNQSTLSLQNQFASQRSLIFKFPNLLFDEETDICADLCLLLLKHCGSLLPAIRSQASASLYLLMRQNFEIGNNFARVKMQVTMSLSSLVGTSSAFSEQSLRRALKTVLVYAESDQDLQETSFPEQVQDLLFNLHMILSDTVKMKEYQEDPEMLLDLMHRIAKGYQNNPDLRLTWLENMAKKHRERANHTEAAMCYVHSAALVAEYLSMLESQQHLPVGAVSFQRVTPNALMESAVSDDVLSPGEDGICLGNHFTESGLKVLLEEASNSFQIAGMYEAMNEVYKILTPICEANRDFQKLGKIHGKLQEAFNRIAQLQGKRVFGTYFRVGFYGTKFGDLDQQEFIYKEPTLTKLPEIFSRLQNFYADRFGPDSVHIIKDSNSVDVNSLDPEKAYIQITYVEPYFETYELRHRETYFERNFNIKRFIFATPFTKSGKAHGDLHEQCKRKTILTTANHFPYVKTRIQVIARQQIILEPIEVAIEDIQKKTAELAAATNQEPADPKILQMVLQGCIGTTVNQGPMEMATVFLANLSDGVTVPTKHQNKLRLCFREFSKRCADALKKNRNLISSDQKDYQRELERNHERFVERLTPFITLTAAQAQGVVKANAYHNKSTPLKW; this comes from the exons ATGTCTGGTTCGCAGCGCTCATTTGCGCAGAAATTAACGAA ACATAATTCAACCGAAGTGCGAAAAAATGTCGGAATTTGTCATATGCAAACAAAGGCGGTGGACTCAGGCTCGATGTGTTCATCAACG CTATCGCTTACCGAACCGGTGGAGCCATTGGATTATGAAGAATTCCTCACTCAACACATGAACATACTGAATCGGGATCCCTTGAAACATATTCTTGATTTTCCACCCACTGATGTGGCTGTCAAGATCATTCCGCGCAAAATACGTACGATTGAGCATATTGTGCCAAAAGAAAACAT CTCCGAGCTGCCGCTGTATGTGCAAGAATGTGTCAACTGTTACACAAGGCCCTGGAAAGTAGTCGAATATGCACAGCGTCATTACTCTAGCTCTTGTTGTTCACGTGAGCGTATCGATCGTGGCACCATCAGCCCTTCCGCTTATCAGCAGGAGTTCGAAATCGACAAGGAATTCGCCTCATTTGATGAAAATCTGACAGACAAAAGCGACAGTTGCACACCCAGTTCACGACAATCTATCGCCAGTCTGTCCTCAGTCAGCTCGTGCACTGATACCCTAACACCACGCGGCTCTTGGGCCAGCTTTGATTTACGGCGCTCTGTGAATGATCCACTAATACCTAATTTGTTAGATGATGTACCGCCCGAACAAATCGATCAGACGAATGAGTCACGACGGCAAGAAGATCGGCAGGAAGCGCTCTTCTCACTCTATCCAGAAGCTGATCCAGAGGATGTTATCGAGCGCCGTTTACCCGCTGAAATACCCATGGAACACTTGGGTCATCGtatactcgtaaaatgtttacaaTTGCGCCTTGAGCTCGAGGTGGAGCCAATTTTCGCCACGATGGCGATCTATGATGCCAAAGAGCGCAAAAAAATATCGGAGAATTTCTACTTTGACATGAATTCGGATAATTTGAGGCGCATGCTGAGTACACATGTGCGTTGCGCAGACGCAAGCACACAGAGTCGTGCCggcattttcgaaataacatatCCGAGCAGCGACATTTTTCTAGTTATACGCTTAGAGAAAGTTTTACAGGGCGATATTAAAGATTCGGTAGAACCATATTTGAAAGATGATAAGGACAAGCATCGCGAGAAAGCCAAATCCAATGCGTCAGATTATTGCGAACGTTTGGGCAAATATCGTATGCCATTCGCTTGGACTGGTATTTATTTGAATAGCATATTTAATGGCGAgaatgttgaaaataaagataGTGCTGGTGTTAATGCGGAAAAAGACACCGGAACTGGTGGTAATTTAACGTCAGCGGTGAGCTCAAATAGTTTGG ATCGCAAAGCATCTACAAGCAGTTTTGACCAGCTTCGCCGCAAAGCTAACGATATGAGTGGCACTCTAACACGTCGTGGCTCGCTGGAGCGGAAGGAGAAACGTAGGTCTTGGTCACTGGATGATTTCGCCAATGTTATTGAAACTTTCCGACCGATAACAATAACAGTATCGAGCTTCTTTAAACAA GAATCCGATAAAATGAAGGATGAAGACCTGTACAAGTTTCTAGCCGAGCTTAAACGTCCCAGCAATGctatgaaaaaatacaaatgcatACCTGGGTCcataaaacttgaaattttgccCTGTCCAGAGGAAGCAAAAAACGCATTAACACCCGAGCTAGCGAAAGTGGATCCCTATCCAGAAGACAAAACTCGACCGATTAAAGAAATACTCGAGTTTCCCTCCGCCGCCATCTATAATCCACACTACACATACCGCAACTTGCTCTTCGTCTCACCGAAAGAGTTGAACTTCTCCTCACGCGCCGGTTCAGCACGCAACATAGCCGTGCGCATACAACTAATGGCCGGCGAGACACAAATGGATGCAGTGAATGCGATTTTTGGCAAATCTTCTTGCCCGGAATATGCAAGCGAAGCATTTACAGCAGTCAATTACCATAATAAATGTCCAACCTTCTACGACGAAATCAAAATTGCCTTACCGGCGAATATTAAACAAAACCATCATCTCTTCTTTACACTCTATCATGTTTCGTGTCAGAAAAAGCCACAAGAAATGCAACCATCTGTAGAAACGCCAGTGGGTTATACATGGCTGCCGCTACTTCAAGATGGCAAATTGAAGGTGGGCGAATTTCAGTTGCCGGTTATGGTGGAAACACCGCCTGAGAATTATTCATTTATACCGCCAAATGTACATTTGCCCGGCACAAAATGGTTGGATAATCATCGGTCAGTTTTCACAATCACAGTAGATGCGGTAACGGCAGTGCATACGTTGGATCCACACTTGGATGG TTTCTTCCTCACTTGCGATTACTTGGATTCACGTAAAATACCACCACGCATCGGTGAAGGTAACATggagaatgaaatgaaaaaatcctTATTGGATATAGCAAGCGCTGAACGTGAACCATTGGTGAAGAATCTGCATTTAGTATTGGATAAATTAATAGAACTTTTAGTAACTACACACAAAATAGGTGGTCAACCGCTTTCATTGGGTTCGACCGTCTTCGAAATGCTTTGTATGGTGTCGGCGAATCTCTCG atactGAACGATGACTTGGTAGTCGATCAGTACGGCCGCCAGGCTCTGCTTTCCACATACGTGCAGTTCCAATGTCGTATACCACATCCGTTTGGCGGGAAAAAACGTATCACCTACAGTCGCAGCAATGCCGAAGAAATGACAGCCAATTCTGCTGACACTTACAGCCTGTATGAAAATGTCTCCATTGGAAGAAGCCTGGATCGCAAAG agcATACCTTCGATTTGTCCCCCACATTCGGTAGTCGCGACGGTCAAATACGTTTACTTCACGAAGAATTGGCGCTACACTGGGTTGTGGCCAGCGGCAAAGCAACTGAACTCGCAATGTCCAATTCATGGTTTCTCTTCGAGCTGATTGTCAAATCAATGATTGAACATTTGGATTACAGCTGTGCATTGGCCGCACCGCGCAAGCAACGCTTCCCGCATCAATTCACCGACGATATTTCTACGCTGGTGCATTTGGTAACCACCAAAGTGGTAGGTTATCACAGCGAAGAGCCAAAATTGGCACAGTCGCTGAACGCTAGCTTGGGCTTTTTCATATTCGATCTCTTCAGCATTATGGATCGTGGTTTTGTATTCGGTCTGATCAAAACCTATTATAAAGTATTAATTTCGAAGAATGCCTCCATACCGGATTTGATGAATTATAAAATCGACTTCTTACGTATCGTATGCAGTCATGAGCATTTCGTGGCTATGAATTTGCCTTTTGGCACGCCTTACACGACTATTTCCGCGCCGTGTAGTCCAACACCCAGTACTACCTCCAGCAATAGTCAAACTTCTTAT AGCTCCATGGAGCGCGCTTTGCATGCAGATTTGAGTGCTGACTTCCGtcagcaacatttccttgttGGTTTGGTATTAAGCGACTTGGCGACAGTGCTGGAAGTGCC CAATCCCCAATTGCACGGCAAGGCCATTCGTTGTATACGTAATCTAATGACCTCGCACGATTTGGATCCACGCTATAGCGAAGTAGACGCACGCGCTCGTGTTGCTTCACTCTACCTCCCTTTGTTGGGTGTTGTTATGGACATTATACCGCAACTGCATCAATATCTCACTGACACACACGATCGGCTTCAAAGCATTGGTTTCCTCGAAGATTACCAAGGTCCACACCAGAGTATTTCCACTTCAACGATGAACCCAGATTTTGCCTATGCTAACTCTGGCAATCGCACCTACAATTATCTCAACGATCAGATAAAAAATAAGTCGCAATTGAGCAGCGAGAACACCCGACATTTGCTAGCCTGCTGCATTTGGGTTTTGAAAAATCTTGAACGCAGCGTCTTATATCGTTGGTTGCTCGGCCTGAGTCCACATCGCGTGCATCAAATGTTGCAGCTCCTGAACACTTGCATACCTTGTTTCGAGTACAAGGGCCAAAAGCGTTTGCCATCGCTCAAGCGCAATACACAAAGTTTCCGCAAGCCAACAGATCTGAAGGAAAAACTGGAAGAATGCATACGTGGCACAAATTCAGCGCGTTATGATCTAATCAATAGACGTAAAGATCGCAATTCGACAGAAAAGTTTCGTTGGCGCAAAGATCAAATGCCTTATCGTTCGCAACTCTACGATAATGCCACCAAAGCGGATCCCGAGCTGGAGCTAAACCACTTTATTGAGGGCTCACTGGCCACAGAAATTTCGTTAGTTATTTTAGATGCTTTGGAAATCGTAGTACAAGTTGCCACTAACTCGGAAATGCATCACAATCTGTTGGGCACTGTTTTGAAAGTGCTGCTCCATGCGTTGTCACGCAATCAAAGCACCTTATCGCTGCAAAATCAATTCGCCTCACAGCGTTCGCTGATTTTTAAATTCCCCAATTTGCTATTCGACGAAGAAACGGACATCTGTGCTGATCTGTGCCTGTTGCTGTTAAAGCATTGTGGCTCTTTGCTACCAGCCATACGTTCGCAGGCATCGGCATCGCTATATCTGCTCATGCGACAAAATTTTGAGATTGGAAAT AATTTTGCGCGCGTTAAAATGCAAGTGACCATGTCACTCAGCTCCCTAGTAGGCACCAGCTCCGCGTTCAGCGAGCAGTCTTTGCGACGCGCCCTCAAAACGGTGCTGGTTTACGCCGAGTCTGATCAGGACCTGCAAGAAACTTCATTCCCTGAGCAAGTGCAGGATTTGCTCTTCAATTTGCACATGATACTCTCCGATACTGTTAAAATGAAAGAATACCAAGAAGATCCGGAAATGTTACTCGATCTCATGCATCGCATAGCCAAAGGCTATCAAAATAATCCCGATTTACGTCTTACCTGGTTGGAAAATATGGCTAAAAAGCATCGCGAACGTGCCAATCACACCGAAGCGGCTATGTGTTATGTGCATTCAGCCGCTCTGGTTGCCGAATATCTGAGCATGTTAGAGTCACAACAACATTTACCAGTGGGCGCTGTTAGCTTTCAACGCGTCACACCCAATGCGCTGATGGAATCAGCCGTATCGGATGATGTGCTGAGTCCCGGCGAAGATGGTATTTGCTTGGGTAATCACTTTACTGAAAGTGGTTTGAAAGTGTTGTTGGAAGAGGCAtccaattcatttcaaattgcTGGAATGTACGAAGCTATGAATGAGGTTTACAAAATACTTACGCCGATTTGTGAAGCGAATCGTGACTTTCAGAAGCTGGGCAAAATACATGGCAAGCTGCAAGAAGCCTTCAATCGCATTGCACAGCTGCAGGGTAAGCGGGTGTTTGGTACATATTTCCGCGTAGGGTTCTATGGCACAAAGTTCGGTGATTTGGATCAGCAGGAATTCATCTACAAGGAGCCAACACTAACTAAGTTGCCGGAGATTTTTAGTCGTCTGCAG AACTTCTATGCCGATCGATTTGGACCCGATTCGGTGCACATTATTAAAGACTCGAACTCGGTGGATGTGAACTCATTAGATCCCGAAAAGGCCTACATACAGATAACCTACGTGGAGCCCTACTTCGAAACCTATGAGCTGAGGCATCGGGAAACCTATTTCGAGCGCAATTTCAATATAA AACGCTTCATATTCGCCACACCATTTACCAAATCCGGCAAAGCGCACGGTGATCTGCATGAGCAATGCAAACGCAAAACCATACTCACCACAGCCAATCATTTTCCGTATGTGAAGACGCGCATACAAGTGATCGCACGTCAGCAAATCATACTGGAACCCATTGAAGTGGCTATCGAGGATATACAAAAGAAAACGGCTGAACTGGCAGCAGCTACCAATCAAGAGCCCGCTGATCCGAAAATACTGCAAATGGTTTTGCAGGGTTGTATTGGCACCACAGTGAATCAGGGCCCGATGGAAATGGCCACCGTTTTTCTAGCCAATCTTTCCGATGGCGTAACGGTGCCaacgaaacatcaaaataaattgCGACTCTGTTTTCGTGAATTCTCCAAACGTTGTGCTGATGCATTGAAGAAAAATCGTAATTTGATATCGAGTGATCAAAAGGATTATCAGCGTGAATTGGAGCGGAATCATGAGCGTTTCGTGGAGCGTTTAACGCCGTTCATTACCTTGACGGCGGCACAAGCGCAAGGTGTTGTAAA aGCAAATGCTTACCACAACAAAAGCACACCTTTAAAATGGTAA
- the LOC128865238 gene encoding ATR-interacting protein mus304 — translation MAKRFQPFKEFGRSTKKPKLDVSINKGRPLGPSQSWPNHIRSNAAELNPLDSPARNSLNNNNLWDDDDDDVILLATQVAESQVAIKSAALPNITDSEITFSEFAPHVHATTSTQRITATCVAVKSTVSAPPAMLDKHNLSDLFADDEDFAELLDAATNEKTTQSVSQPRQIEEPADVFKKPNELVNKTSGVSNRAPTSSSQTHAPEGKSVAARRQVAMERQVKMLMERLDILKAENTKLAKDLSDSKAKIESKDGESSLLRDELRHMKNQLQTLKMEKIMNAEAAQRECKIKIAELVERVEVKESELKLRNVEYSVLKMRHADETQRLEMSIRNANVAGDAPMDGGVEKVQDPFDASILYRLRGLSLTTSLGRLSHSRLIELSTNAYECTQERGISKRQHAPFQQELANAQTLLAELQLQQKKRSWGMAEATAFSERAIASVCRVFPELWTYVHGLEFPKHCNVHPFHNYDLRKDDYNYPTRNLHAAQELYKDERALSLRRYVAALSVMCAESPHFAQQLLIKRHGEYALLELACHAISKLGYSSEICAHFGVLEAFAALLRVLLRQVPPDDDKYIELLVGGLLKQLIFVRPSAWVFQEISFCVLELTRKPAALALICVNSDEGTFYSDRMRSIYRFSNDSCMLQVYAGLLEIAFPLNGVLSEAHLRLLAVICENHVRFAHFCFMKPPVFMHHLLPSYDDVDEEDEQPVNLTEERSSKELVGKMSNSIGSASVANDSCERRASTSTIQDASAQSKKLTSVNAGARCECYTKLCLSVVTLLFQLLRQWQCMGRKLETPRVALVSQISVHLLHTIFCDNHTTHLFRYAEDTTKHYLWLICEWWSKNAYCLKFNSVQNNFLNKLRAFHIMPKQLNEGGNAANVINDLREWHSLTNDNTPNGIGEDAVASVNLSLAAEKLNIIRAAGDESKFFEGLRGYAFNFE, via the exons ATGGCAAAGCGTTTCCAGCCTTTCAAGGAGTTCGGTCGAagtacaaaaaaaccaaaattggatGTAAGCATAAACAAAGGTCGTCCCTTAGGACCCAGTCAATCTTGGCCAAACCATATACGTTCAAATGCTGCAGAGTTGAACCCCTTAGACAGTCCAGCTCGCAATAGCCTAAACAATAACAACTTGTGGGACGATGATGACGACGATGTAATACTGCTGGCCACTCAGGTGGCCGAATCGCAAGTGGCAATTAAGAGCGCAGCACTACCAAATATAACTGACAGTGAAATTACCTTCAGTGAATTTGCACCACATGTGCATGCCACAACCAGCACACAGCGAATTACAGCGACATGTGTCGCGGTTAAATCCACGGTTAGTGCGCCACCGGCGATGTTGGATAAGCACAATCTATCCGATTTATTTGCTGATGACGAAGACTTTGCAGAGCTGTTAGACGCAGCCACAAATGAGAAAACAACGCAAAGTGTAAGTCAACCGCGGCAAATAGAGGAGCCGGCTGATGTGTTTAAAAAACCGAATGAACTGGTGAATAAAACTAGTGGAGTAAGTAATAGAGCGCCAACATCGTCAAGTCAAACTCATGCGCCAGAGGGGAAAAGCGTAGCAGCACGTCGCCAAGTAGCAATGGAGAGGCAAGTGAAAATGCTGATGGAACGTTTGGACATATTGAAGGCGGAAAATACAAAACTTGCTAAAGATCTCAGTGATTCAAAGGCGAAAATCGAAAGCAAGGATGGAGAG TCCTCATTGTTGCGCGATGAGCTGCGACACATGAAAAACCAGttgcaaactttgaaaatggaaaaaattatgaacgCCGAAGCAGCACAAAGGGAATGTAAAATCAAAATTGCCGAATTGGTAGAACGCGTGGAGGTTAAGGAATCCGAATTGAAATTGCGCAACGTAGAATACTCTGTGTTGAAAATGAGGCATGCCGATGAAACTCAACGTCTGGAAATGAGCATACGCAACGCTAATGTAGCAGGCGACGCCCCTATGGATGGAGGTGTCGAAAAAGTGCAAGATCCATTCGATGCAAGTATACTTTACCGGCTTCGCGGTCTATCTTTGACAACATCACTGGGCAGGCTCTCGCATTCGCGTCTCATCGAATTGAGTACCAACGCCTATGAGTGCACACAAGAGCGTGGCATCTCGAAACGTCAGCACGCACCATTTCAGCAAGAGTTGGCCAACGCACAAACGCTGCTAGCTGAATTGCAATTGCAACAGAAAAAACGCTCTTGGGGAATGGCTGAAGCAACAGCTTTTAGTGAACGCGCTATCGCATCTGTTTGCAGAGTGTTTCCCGAACTTTGGACATATGTGCACGGACTAGAGTTTCCCAAGCACTGCAACGTACATCCTTTTCACAATTATGATCTGCGCAAAGACGATTACAACTATCCAACTCGGAATTTGCATGCAGCGCAAGAATTATATAAGGACGAGCGTGCGCTTAGTTTGCGCCGTTACGTGGCGGCGCTAAGCGTCATGTGTGCTGAGTCGCCACATTTTGCACAGCAGTTACTGATAAAACGGCATGGCGAATATGCATTGCTGGAGTTGGCATGTCATGCCATTTCGAAATTAGGTTACTCAAGCGAGATCTGTGCACACTTTGGCGTACTAGAAGCATTTGCTGCGCTATTGCGTGTGCTGCTGCGACAGGTACCTCCAGATGACGATAAGTACATCGAATTGCTGGTAGGTGGTCTCCTAAAACAGCTGATATTTGTGCGGCCAAGTGCGTGGGTATTCCAGGAGATATCCTTTTGTGTGCTAGAACTGACGCGAAAGCCAGCAGCCTTAGCGCTAATCTGCGTTAATAGTGATGAGGGCACCTTCTATAGTGATCGTATGCGTTCCATTTATCGTTTTTCAAACGATTCTTGTATGTTGCAAGTATATGCGGGGCTGTTGGAGATAGCATTCCCGCTGAATGGCGTATTGAGCGAAGCGCATCTGCGGCTGCTGGCTgtgatctgtgaaaatcatGTACGCTTTGCGCACTTCTGCTTTATGAAACCGCCAGTATTTATGCACCATTTATTGCCCTCTTACGACGATGTTGATGAGGAGGATGAACAACCAGTGAATTTAACAGAGGAACGAAGTAGTAAGGAGTTAGTAGGCAAAATGTCGAATAGCATTGGCAGTGCATCAGTTGCAAATGATTCATGTGAAAGGAGAGCTTCCACTTCAACCATACAGGATGCAAGTGCGCAGTCGAAGAAGCTAACTAGCGTTAATGCTGGAGCTCGATGTGAGTGCTATACAAAGCTATGCTTAAGTGTTGTAACGCTTCTGTTTCAGCTGCTGCGTCAGTGGCAGTGTATGGGACGAAAATTAG AAACACCACGCGTAGCTTTAGTTTCACAAATATCCGTCCATTtgctgcatacaattttttgcgACAACCACACGACACATCTATTTCGCTATGCCGAAGATACCACAAAGCACTACCTATGGTTGATTTGCGAATGGTGGTCGAAAAATGCATATTGCTTGAAATTTAATAGTGTACAAA aCAATTTTCTAAACAAACTGCGTGCCTTTCACATTATGCCTAAGCAGTTGAATGAGGGGGGTAATGCTGCTAATGTAATAAACGACTTAAGAGAATGGCATTCTCTCACCAATGATAACACGCCAAACGGTATTGGCGAAGATGCTGTCGCTTCTGTCAATCTCTCACTTGctgcagaaaaattaaatataatccGTGCTGCTGGTGACGagtctaaattctttgaagGTCTTAGAGGGTATGCATTCAATTTTGAATGA
- the LOC128863562 gene encoding DNA-directed RNA polymerases I and III subunit RPAC1 produces the protein MSASTQHPKLYMDEHKLKQDPHDYGLADEPFNLETFKKKFQIVVVKYEGNEMEFDMIGVHPGIANAFRRLMLSEVPSMAIEKVYIYNNTSIMQDEVLAHRLGLIPLRADSRRFLYKTEESGDQGNEHDTLEFELKVKCTRRKDVRDSSNFDTIYKNHKVYSGQMKWLPKGKQSQIFNETDVGCIHDDILINQLRPGHELDLRLLAVKGIGKDHAKFSPVATAFYRLLPEIKLNRKVEGKEAFLLQKCFSPGVIGIDENDCAYVKDARYDTCSRNVFRYPQLEDAVTMSRIRDHYIFSVESVGALKPDVIFIEAVKVLKEKCRKFIEEIEAA, from the exons ATGTCTGCAAGCACTCAACATCCTAAATTGTACATGGACGAGCACAAATTGAAGCAGGATCCACATGATTATGGACTAGCCGATGAACCTTTCAACttggaaacatttaaaaaaaagtttcagatAGTTGTCgtaaa ATATGAGGGGAATGAAATGGAGTTCGATATGATAGGCGTGCATCCAGGCATAGCAAACGCTTTCCGTCGTCTTATGCTCAGCGAAGTACCCAGCATGGCCATCGAGAAGGTGTACATTTATAATAACACATCCATTATGCAAGATGAAGTGCTCGCACACCGTTTGGGTCTTATACCACTACGTGCTGATTCTCGCCGATTCTTGTACAAAACAGAGGAAAGTGGTGATCAAGGAAACGAACACGACACTTTGGAATTTGAATTGAAAGTCAAGTGTACGCGTCGCAAAGATGTCAGAGATTCGTCGAACTTTGACACAATCTATAAAAACCACAAAGTTTATTCCGGTCAAATGAAATGGCTACCAAAAGGCAAGCAATCGCAGATTTTCAACGAAACAGATGTTGGTTGTATACACGATGATATACTAATAAATCAATTGCGCCCGGGACATGAATTGGACCTACGTCTATTAGCTGTAAAAGGTATTGGCAAGGATCACGCAAAATTTTCACCTGTAGCTACTGCTTTCTACAGATTGCTGCCTGAAATAAAGTTGAACCGCAAGGTGGAGGGCAAAGAGGCATTTCTACTGCAGAAATGTTTTTCGCCCGGTGTAATAGGTATTGATGAAAACGATTGCGCATATGTGAAAGATGCGCGCTATGATACATGCAGCCGTAACGTATTTCGCTATCCGCAATTAGAAGATGCAGTGACGATGTCACGTATCCGCGATCACTATATATTTAGTGTTGAGTCAGTTGGAGCGCTTAAACCAGACGTGATTTTCATTGAAGCTGTAAAGGTACTAAAAGAAAAATGTCGAAAATTCATAGAGGAAATAGAAGCGGCGtaa
- the LOC128863564 gene encoding uncharacterized protein LOC128863564 — protein MSNEKNTMATAGAPSAPAASGYNHRPPPPSYEESQRMYGSAANRVAPNSLPNSYMQPYNYNATPQQAQTSMYAQNYAPPPPQYYQHHYVTATAPITFNNVQTRNESHILSLAPGAKVRTTPTGAVSIPPPPPGCAPTAAQYAAMQGQPVVLKKTKRSFF, from the exons ATGTCGAATG aaaaaaatacaatggCCACAGCCGGAGCGCCATCCGCGCCCGCAGCCAGTGGATATAATCAC cGTCCACCGCCTCCTTCCTACGAAGAAAGCCAACGCATGTATGGATCTGCTGCTAATAGGGTAGCACCAAACTCTTTGCCCAACTCATATATGCAACCATATAATTACAATGCTACGCCTCAGCAAGCCCAGACGTCCATGTATGCGCAAAACTACGCTCCACCGCCACCGCAATACTATCAACATCATTACGTGACCGCAACTGCTCCTATAACGTTTAACAATGTTCAAACTCGAAATGAGTCCCATATCCTGTCTTTAGCACCAGGAGCCAAGGTACGAACAACTCCAACAGGAGCAGTAAGTATACCACCACCTCCACCTGGTTGCGCACCAACTGCAGCACAATATGCTGCCATGCAGGGGCAGCCAGTTGTTTTGAAGAAAACAAAGAGATCTTTCTTCTAA